Proteins encoded by one window of Halosolutus amylolyticus:
- a CDS encoding DUF998 domain-containing protein — protein MSDRDWNRIATRCGIAAPIVALGAVVLATIVASPETFTWRGRALSDMGRYGAETFALFNGGLIVGGLLGLPFAWRLWQTSRGVVERVGVALLVVAVAGLIGVGVFFLDHTAVYLETERHFLAALTFFGVAPIAQWVYGTGQVLADDRRGGLVSIWLGIAHPIAWLGWLLYRAGSADPWAWFAVPEFVAALAFGGWILVVAVDRPSAVPGGPIPSR, from the coding sequence ATGAGCGACAGGGACTGGAACCGGATCGCGACGCGGTGCGGGATCGCGGCACCGATCGTCGCCCTCGGGGCGGTCGTCCTCGCGACGATCGTTGCCTCGCCGGAGACGTTCACGTGGCGCGGCCGGGCGCTCTCGGACATGGGCCGGTACGGTGCGGAGACGTTCGCGCTGTTCAACGGCGGGTTGATCGTCGGCGGACTGCTCGGCCTGCCGTTCGCGTGGCGCCTCTGGCAGACCAGCCGCGGCGTCGTCGAGCGCGTCGGCGTCGCCCTGCTCGTCGTCGCGGTCGCCGGACTGATCGGCGTCGGCGTCTTCTTTCTCGATCACACGGCGGTCTACCTCGAGACCGAACGCCACTTCCTGGCGGCGCTGACGTTCTTCGGCGTGGCCCCGATCGCCCAGTGGGTCTACGGGACGGGGCAGGTCCTCGCGGACGATCGGCGGGGCGGGCTCGTCTCGATCTGGCTCGGGATCGCCCACCCGATCGCGTGGCTCGGGTGGTTACTCTATCGCGCCGGTTCGGCCGATCCGTGGGCGTGGTTCGCCGTCCCCGAGTTCGTCGCCGCGCTCGCGTTCGGCGGCTGGATCCTCGTGGTCGCGGTCGATCGGCCGTCGGCGGTCCCGGGCGGCCCGATACCGTCCCGTTGA
- a CDS encoding UPF0058 family protein has product MHKDELLELHEELVVIMEYFSEREEVDEELFDPYRELDVDPSHVHKSKSEHKHAVFVLGNALAKAMSEDEFSSAGRIGKRMKELAEDAESKI; this is encoded by the coding sequence ATGCATAAAGACGAACTCCTCGAGCTCCACGAAGAACTCGTCGTGATCATGGAGTACTTCTCTGAGCGCGAGGAGGTCGACGAAGAGCTGTTCGACCCCTACCGGGAGCTCGACGTCGATCCCTCGCACGTTCACAAGTCGAAGAGTGAACACAAACACGCCGTCTTCGTGCTCGGCAACGCGCTGGCGAAGGCGATGAGCGAGGACGAGTTCTCGAGCGCGGGTCGGATCGGCAAGCGGATGAAAGAACTCGCCGAGGACGCCGAATCGAAAATCTAG